The following DNA comes from Seriola aureovittata isolate HTS-2021-v1 ecotype China chromosome 15, ASM2101889v1, whole genome shotgun sequence.
TCTGTTTTGGCCCACAGTGCAGCTGTTTGAGGTGATTGAGACGGATAAGACCCTTTACCTAATCATGGAGTACGCCAGTGGAGGTGGGTACATCTGTCGTCATCTTTTcaattcagctgcagcaggaaattCTTTATCATGTGATCaatattataatgtattttaattcCTCCATTTGGATGCATGGTGAAACACAGTGGCTAATGGTAAAATTGCAAAACACTGCTTCATTTGAGGGGTATTTCTTTCACCATAATTGAACAgcttaaagaaatagtttgacatatTGGGAAATAATAGTTAAAAAAGATGATTgatgtcattttcatgtttgtatacaaaatataaagctaGAACcacattagcttagcttagcaaaaagacaGGAGGCAGTGGTAACAGCTAGCATATTTCTGTCCAAAGGTGTTTTTTCTTCACTTGAACAgaataatatatacagtacatacagcaTACGTACTGTGCAAACAAAACTGATTATTCTAGGGATGCAGCCAccaaatatatacatatttatatatgcaaCCAGTCAAAAGTTGTACAACACCTTAATTTTTCCAGTTGTTACAAAAATGTATGGGCTCTATTTTAACGGTCCAAAGCGCATGGTCTGAAGCGCATGGCGAAAATGCATGTAGGGCAGAAAAAACTGTCGCTGCGCCAGACACGTGGTTCTTTCAAGATTGTACTTAATCTCTTGATTATTCATTGAAGTGTTTTGGGTGTAAcatccaataaaccaatcagagtgctATCTCCgattccctttaaaagccaggtgcTCCAGTGACGCAGTATTTCACACAGAATTAGATTCAATTTATGGTGTGTTGAttacatattgtgactgaccagtgaaCCCAGTCCACGAGCACGCCGTAGCTCTGTGCGTCCTGGGGGGCAAAGAAGGGCTGAGTAAATCAGTGAGCTCTACCAAGAAGTAACGGCACATATCACAACGTTAAAAATACTTTATGTTATATGATGAGAAGTGTGAATAAATCTTGCGTTTCGTTATGAAATTGTGGTGGGACAGATTTAGGTAatgaacaggaaacactggcAGATTTACCAGGTATTAAGAAAGAACGCTTCTCTGCAGCGCCTTTGCGCGTTGTGCACCCACCTATGCAGGTGCATTTTAATGCCCccttaaaacaacagtgaaatactgaGCCACTGACTTGAGAGCAGGTTTTTGTTGGACAATCATGCAATCACTTTCCGCTGCCTCAAAATTGCAGTGCGCCATTAATGCttctgaccacacctcatttaaAGACCGACACACCCATGGGCGCTCCAATGGGcgcaagtgtatttgctatttacaCAATGTGGGCGATGGaaaggaaaatgacaactgcgtCGATCTGAAGCAAATACACTTGCATTGCGCCACTTTGCACCAGGTGTAAGTCAGGGCCCTACATGTGTAATGCCTTATagtttgtaaaattaaatatagaacaaatatttaaaaaaaggaatcagCTGAACACACTTGTGATGTTCTTTCCTCAATGGAAATCAAACATTGTTCAGAAGGTTTTTCCCAACACTGTTGTACAAGTTCCCACAGATGCACTTGTAGTTTGCATTTGTTCATGCCAAACCAACTTGATgtggtttaagtctggagactgtgctgttCTTCCATCATGTGGAGCCTCTGTCTGGTTCTTCtcttctaatgttttggctcattatctTGCTGGAGGATGAATCCCTGACCAAAGAGTCTGTCCTCCTTTGTTTCTTGACTTTCTGATAACATTATACAGCACTACTTCCTGTACTTCCTGTGCAGTATTGTCCTAATAATGTAGTTTATTGCTTACCTTTGTACCATTTATGGTTATTCACTGGACTACTGGAGCTGCAAATGAAGCtgaattttttaataaaaactgaaaaaatgggggtgtttcaaaatgttttgaccAGTAGTgtcatgtattttaaaaataatatgagTTTGTGAGGCAATCAGCATAGACTCTAGGAAGTCACTGTGCCCAACCAAGAAATAGTCTAGCacataacatttacatttacatttacatttactcatttggtaGACACTTTTATCAAAAGCAACTaacaagtgagggacaacactaaagcttcagtgcagtaggagaccttggtctAAGTACTACATAAATTTAATGTAACCCCCTAGTAGAAATACAACTTGtttttacattgacatttttgtacaaaataaacagctgaCACGTAATTAATGTTCATCAATATGGTGACTTAAATTTGTGAAATTTACCTATTTTATCTATTCAAACCAGTGATATTTTGGAATTCTGAGATATTGAGACCgtgtacagtaaaaaaaaatgcagcgtACAGTAGATGTGTTTCCTTTTAATCTGATAGGAAAGACAGTATCTTTAAATTAAAGATGACTGCAGACTCTCCCCTAATAGGTGTTACATTCAAACTTAATAGACTATGGAACCACAGCATAAATAAGTGAGCAGTCCCTGTGCAGTAATGGTGCTGCTATTTAAACAGACTTCTAACACAGTTTCAAGAGTAATGCCAGCATGTTGCATCTAatgtctccttttctttttgcgTCCATTAGTCtcttatttttctatttgtgtcAGTTTCTTCTCACCaattctgcttttttctgtGCTCTGGCCCAGACCATATCATTTTCTCGCGGTGACCTTGGAAAATGTCACAGATAGTTTCAAATGTGGCTTTCTCTCAGGCCCATATTACCTTTTAAGTCACAGATAAAAAGATCATAAGGAAGTATAGGGGAGTTGTAGTGGTTCCTGAATTCCTGTGAAGACCAAAATGTACTCTCTAtctttatatacattatattcaATACAATACCCAAGAGTTTGCTACATTAATACAAAAGGGACTAAGGGACTGTATAAAAATTCTTGTGAGGGGCTGGGGGGTCATAAAAAGAGTGGGggtattttttttgtgtttgaggGGAGAATAGTCAGAATATTTTGAGGAGAACACGAGAGggttttacacacatttttctcaCCCCATACTccaatatattttaaaatattaattttatacTGTTgattcatattgttttatatgaGTGAGCTTGTACAATGGGGTTGGGTGTTTGTTTCACAgtgtatatttttatgtttttatattttaacatagtttgacaaaatacacttattcatTTTCCTACTTAGTTTAGCATTACCACTCAAAATGGGTGGAAAATACCTaacttggctctgtccaaaccTAGCAGAATTTCACTAAAGCTTGTACAAATATAAGTGAAATTATATAACTGTgctctataataataataataatataggtAATTATTAAAGTAGACAAGAGGCATAACATCAGCAAACCAACACAGTAATGTcagctatgtagcaatatcTACCTAAACTCTGCTAACATTAGATTGTGGTCAAACCAGACCAAGTAAGACTTAAGCAGCATAAACCAAATGTACTGAACTGAGCAAGGGTGCATTTTACTGCCTTtgaattcaacttttatttcttccttccAAATTTACGTCGTCTTACTTTAAACTTCAAATAAACCGGCATACAGCATGTTAaataatgagctttagaggtgctcaTAGGTAAATTTTGTAACCTGTGGACAGAACCAGGACAGCTGTTTCCTGcagtttcctgtctttatgctaggctagGCTAACTGGCCTAAGCTTCATATTGAATGGatagatatgagagtggtattgatcttcccATCTATCTCTTGGCAATaaagtgaataaacatatttcccaagatgtcaaactattcctttaagtctTTAACATTGTTAAAAGACAATTTCCCTCCCCTGAGGAGAATAAAGTTGAAGTAGACACTGCACTTATAAAACTTATAAATGTTAACcttataaatattaataactcAATTAATGTGACTCATATTAAGTGTGTATATCAGCCATGTATAATCAATAACAGTATGACTGTAATGCTTATGGCTTTATTACCGGACTGATCTGCGCTCACTCACAGGTGAAGTGTTTGACTACCTCGTGTCTCATGGGAGAATGAAGGAGGTTGAAGCCAGAGCCAAATTTCGACAGGTACGAATAAACCACCTCTTGCCCACGTTGCACCAGTCCTCACATTTAATTGTCAGTACTTCAAATTTGTCTGTGTCCTCATGTCCACAGATTGTTTCCGCTGTCCACTACTGCCACACGAAGAACATTGTCCACAGAGATTTGAAGGTGAGAAAGCTCAGAAGATGTTTTGGGCTGCTTTCAGAGATGAGGGATTAAGGCTAGTCCAAGACTAGGACATTTCTTTTACTGACAGATTACACTAAACTGAAAGTTATAATCTGGGACTAGTCctaatctgtgtctgtgaaaagGGCCCTTTAGCATCTTAATCGCACAGTAAAGCACTGATGAGTGGAGAGGCTGATTTTTTTCACCAAGCTGAGAAGGGTTTGAGGCAGTCCCAGTCTGACTCTTGTTGTAGTAGATTATAAGattcctaaacacacacagtgacatatatacagtatgagtCACGTCCAGTATCTATGTTGTTGGACAACATGCAAgcaccacccccctcctccccatctgtctctcagtcgtgctcttttattttcctcatcacAACTCCCATTCTTGTGTCCACCTACTttctcattcctctctctctcctcccccatcCAACTATTTTCTCCACTgctccccccttcctccccacCCCCAATGTGTTGTTCTCTCTATACATCCCTTTTTCTgccctccttcccttcctctcgACTGGCCATCCCTGCCTCTTTCTCCTACACATCAATGTATGTATGACTCAGGCGGAGAACCTTCTGCTGGATGCCGACGCCAACATTAAGATCGCCGACTTCGGCTTCAGCAATGAGTTCACGCTGGGCAACAAGCTGGACACTTTCTGTGGCTCACCGCCCTACGCTGCCCCAGAGCTTTTCCAGGGCAAGAAGTATGATGGGCCTGAGGTGGACGTCTGGAGTCTGGGAGTAATCCTCTACACACTGGTCAGCGGCTCTCTGCCCTTTGATGGGCAGAACCTGAAGGCAAGTGGATGGGAGGAGGGACTGTCTGTCtgcgtgtctgtctgtgtgggtAGACTCAGAGGCTAAAGGGTCCCTCAGTCAGATATGGTAACAGCAATGGCTTTACTTATATTGAAATGCATCTGATTAAGTCAAGAAAAAAATTGAGGCATCAGGTTTGGTTcataaaaccttaaaaaacCATGACATGAAAAATCTATCctgaagaaacaacaaagaaaggTTGTAATTTGCCTTCTCAGTATTCACACTTGCCTTTAATGTCCTTTTATTAATCCATTCTACAAAAGAGGCCTTGAATTGTGTGATATTTTAACTTGTGCTTTCACTGTCAGTGCAAGACCGCTACACAGTCCATGGTTGAACCCTTGAGTATGATAATATATGGTATTTAATGATTGAAGAACCATTCTGTGGTGCTGAATAAAACCTATTATTTTGATGTGTGCTGTACTGAGCGTCATGTTGAGGCAGGGTGATTTCAAGTGTTAtcttgattattattattatgtgatgTGTTCTGTTACAGTAAAAGTGGATAATAGAATTTCTGCCTGGCCCCAAAGTGCAGAAACACAGGTCTTTGCATAGTCTGGATCAAATCCAGGGATGTAGTAGCTTCCTGGTGACTCAGTGAATGACGTGTTGGTGTGGCATTCTGGTCCTGAATGTGGTCCAGGACCTTTGTGTCTCATTCCCTCCAGCATTTTtctgaaaaacataatttttgttCATGTGGATTGCCTACTGATCACTGACTACATAGTTCATAGTTGTTGTTATTCATTAAATcactgtaaaatacaacatttactAAAAAAACATACCCCCTTTAAAAAGTGGCTGTGAATTGTGGTTGAAATAGAGaagatagaaagagaaagaagagagcgAAACTATAACCTGACCGATACTGAAGTTTTGAAGCTTGTATTGATAATTGAGAGTCTTTTCACCAAATGTGTGTGAAGCCTGCATTAACTGCTTTTCATCTACGCGGGGGCCTGCAACAAGCTGCAACCACGAACATCTTAGAAATATATAAAGTTGACATGGTGAACGTGTTAGCACACCTGATTGCTAACATTTACAAatcacacacatccagcagacatgtagcaccattaacattcatttagaAAGATGCTTCTGTCCATCTGGCAAATCTAGAAGTCCAATAATAACTCTTgttttagctctggttttggtGTCCACCAACTCCTGCAGGAAACATCTGCttcttaagctgctaaatgcgCCACTATGTTTATCATCAtctagttgctaactgtgtttGCCTGAtgtttggtgctggacaggCAGTGtgcagtgggtttttagagcttcTTTATGCAACCCAAATCACATTACACATGGCAATTTGATCCTTTGTTACAGAGCCCGACCGATATTGGATATTTGGGGCGGATGCAGATACCGATATTAGGGATTAAAAAAATTCCGATATTGATATATCAGCCTATATAtcagcctatatatatatatatatatatatataaacataagaacaaatatgtatatatttatttaacttgaatgaaaagaaaggatcaaatatacataaaatgctgcctatataacttTACTTGACCCAAGTATTTCCACTAAATAAAACTGGCCGTCCGATATATCAGTCAGGCTCTACTTTGTTAATTGAAAGATATtaattatagcagctttaaagaatCATGGCCAACATGTATTGAGTGAATCATTTGAcatttggaaaataaacttATCAGTGTTCTCTGGTGGACGAAGTGTGCAATGGTTTCAGTGTTTCTTAACTACATAAAACAtatctttggcatttctgtacTACAATATTTTGTTACTTATCAGCtgacatatatgtatatatacgcATAATATATATACGCTGGTCCGACGGGTCCATTGTCaatgtgagagagacagatattGCAGGGCAAGGAGGGCCTGAGCGAATCAATGCCCTGTGCACAGTGTACagtgaaataagattttatccatttgaagtagtaaaaaaacatagaaaatcaatatgtggtgTTCAATGTTGATATTGAGGTGGgctgccacaaataaatcaatgtatgagAAAGAAAGTTGTTAAATCAGATGGTTAATTTTTAATCAATATGCAGTTAATCTGATTTGAACTGGTTGAATTTCTGCCCCTAAAATGTGACGTTActtaggtttttattttttcattttcgaTATATATAAATTagatgtagttttttttttttgccaaatcaGGTTTTCCACATTATAGCTGCATATTCTTATTGGTGCAGAATAAACTGTCATTTAAATCTTGTCAGATATAACAGATGTACCGAACGCTGACCTTTTAATTTCTGTTCCAAGTGTCACTCCCACTGATGAATAGAAGAGTAAAATAATGAtctcctgtcttctctgtgtttgtattctgTAATGTTATTGCACCATAGAGTTAAATATAGTGTTTTTATCCAAAATCCAGCAGATGTCAATAAATGCCCCCCAGAGCTCAACCAAAGAGTGAAGACAAATGTGCATTTAACCCCTCTCATATCTGACTGCAGCCCAGCGTACTGCCTGCAGTGAGGGACTTGGagattactttttttatgcaaCAGTCAGTCTTACATCAGACTGACCTGTCTCATCAGAGAACTTAAGACCAGTGTGAAACACTTTCATGTACTGTTGGATATGTTGGTAGTGAATGAACACAAATGAACTGTGACAGTTGTTAGTGGGGAAAGTCTTTCCTCTGCTGAGTGGACGTATTTGCGATAATTATTCCCTGTGACTGTTGCCTGATGCAAAAGCTGTTTTTATCTAATCTTAAAACTAACATAAATTCATATGAAGTAATGACTCGTGGTTCTGGTTTGGCCTGTTGCATTTGTAATGTGCTGTATGTGTTACATGTTACTGATGTGGCCAACAGGAGCTAAGGGAGCGTGTGCTGAGGGGAAAGTACCGCGTGCCGTTCTATATGTCCACGGACTGTGAGGGGATCCTTCGCCGATTCCTGGTGCTCAACCCTTCCAAACGCTGCACCCTAGAGGTGAGGAGTGGTGAACAgcacaaacatttaatttaccTCACGGGAAATTTGAACACAGCTGAGgcttttctgtatttctgtttctacaGCAAGTCATGAAGGACAAGTGGATAAATTCAGGGTATGAGGGGGATGACCTGAAGCCCCACATAGAACCTGTTGAGGACTACAGTGATCCAGCTCGCATAGGTCAGTCAGCCGCTATTCTGCAGTCTTTACCAATACAAAAACTGATCAGAGTAGTCAAGTTACAAGCTGTTTTGTTGTATCACTGTCTCTTTCTTAcctgtgcttgtttgtgttctTCAGAGGTGATGGTCGGGATGGGCTTCACTCCAGAGGAAATCAAGGACTCTCTGCTCAATCAGAAATACAATGAGGTCACCGCCACTTACTTACTGCTGGGCCGCAAAGGCGATGTGAGTTATTTAGATCTACCACAGTGTTTAATCATCCATAGTAGCTGTTCAGCAGACTGTCATACCGGAGCAACTCACAATGAGTTAAATAACATTCTGACCTTCTCCTCAATCACCAGTACATGAAAAATTACTTATCAAAAGAGTCTTGTAATATTTTTGAATACTGGTGCCATATCCAGTACTTACCTTACAGTGATACATTACTTTGACAAATAAGTTTctttattcaaatttgttttaatatatCAAAAAAAATTTACCTTTTAAACGCAAGATggtttaatattattttaagggtcccatattttacacttttagagtgttttatttgtgttgatccataagaagatatatttgctattttaagaaccaaaaaccatctcagtgtagttttacatctcctcttgcaggcttctctctggagctctagcaacaacaggcctttttgttttgtcatcgCAAAGTTAACaaagtcctgatggctcgttttaaggcacagttcctgaatacaggttgtgtgcatttctctgtggactaagaactttgatacttttacagtaattatgatttgatttataatttaatatagaacctagacttgctttataataaaaaaaaagatgtggaaatctcactttatacaatatgggaccttctGGGAATTTCTGTACTGCATACCTCCACACTTTCTTTCTACAtcttcaacatgtttgtttaatggATCATCAACTTTTTTATATAGCTCTTACTCTCCTTCCCACAAGTAATATTATTAGATAATAATTCTAACTTGAACTTGACCATGTCTCTGAGAAAACTATGGCTAGCTGGATGTACTACAGTCAAAAGTTTGATGGGAACCCCCACATCCTCTCGCTCTATCAGGGTTGTGGTGCATGTATAGATATATTGATAATGGCGTTATCTGGCTATGAGCTCTAGGCTAAatcaggagctgcagggaatGTGACCAAACATTTAATACCAACTTAATACCAATTTTGGTGCTTGACAGTTTTTGAAACTCAATGCCACAGTCAAATTTTGGTTAATTCTCAAAAAGCACCAAGGTTTGATACCCAACCCCGCTTATCAGAGACTCATTCATCCTTCTCTTTATGCTATTCAGCTTATCAAGCGTCATATTGGCTCACAGTTCTCTATCCAATATGACTATAACATTACAGGAAGGCAGTGAGGCTCGAACAGCTAGTAGCCTGTCCCTGGCGAGGGTACGACCCAGCCCCATCACCAACGGGACCAACAAGCACTCCTCAGCCActggctcctcttcctcttccacctcctcctcacatAGCAAGACCCAGCGCAGTGCCTCCACTTACCACAGGCAGCGACGACACAGTGACTTCTGTGAGTCTCTTCTCTAACTTCTTCATTCTTCAGGCGTTACAGTTACGGATAAGGAATAAAATTCTATCAGAGCTACAGCAAATCCGTGCAGTTTTCATCTTAAATAAATAGTGCTTCTTATACTGTCTGCAATTCAAACAACTGATAATATTGCTTTAACTTGCTTTAATGATTTGTAATGAAAACTTCAGAATGTGAAACAATATACATGTATCAATCGTGTTTTATCACCAGTGTGTGAACGGGTTGCAGTGACATTTGTGCCCACTGCCGAGTGCCTTGCCTCAAtgcctctctcccactctcctaCAGCACCAACATTGTGCAACAatagctaatattagcttagAAATAGAATCCACTAACAACAAATGACCGGCTCCCAGCACAACACAGACTCCAATGCAAACTTCATGTAAACATGTCATCTAGTGCATCCCATCTGGTCAAATATGGCCGACGTCAGGGGGAAAACTAGGGTCAACATCAGCTGATAATGATATTAAGCTTTATACATCCTGTTAGACGTTAGACAAACTAATGTGgtctaaaatataatttataattaaattatgATAACATTGTAACTTTAGCTACATCATCTATCAGTGTGATGCTGGTCAATCATGTTCAGTCTTATAGTCGGACTGGCCATCTGCTGGGATAAATCCTGGTGGGATGCCGCCTCGGTGGACTGTCAGAAAATCTATGATTGTACCTGTCCGTTTCTTGTCCCTCTCTGTGcgcctgtcattcagggtgcacaAGAGAGTACACCACGGGCATGTTCCAGTGAATAAGTCCAGGGCATCATGCTGCCAATGCAACTCCACATGGTGTAGCAGTGAAAGAAAGATAGACTGATCCTACTTCTCCTCCTGGGAATTGTTGAATTGGCACTGTCCAAAGGCCATACAGGGCTGAGTTTCTTTCCCAGGCTGACCATCACATCACTGTTTTGGCCGATTCCCTCCCTCACTCGTACCTACCTATGGAGTGTGAGCACGAGCACAAGCAACAGGATGCTGACTGCAGTTCACTTAATAGCCaccagggttagggttaataGCAAGGGTTTTCCGAATGTTACATATAACCACTTCCATCTTGcataattcattgtttttgcaGAATACTCCTTATatgagtctctgtgtgtctgtgctctgctgtCCTCCACAACAAAGGTGGGCCTTCCATGCCCGTCATGCACCCCAAACGGAGCCCGACCAGCACGGGCGACCGAGAGCTGCGGGAGGGACGAATGCCTTCACGTAAGGCCAGTTGCAGCGTGATGGGGAGCCacagcctccctccctccagcccAATGGTCAGCAGTGCCAACAACCCCAACAAGTCTGAGATCCCAGACCGCCGCAAAGACATGACTGCCACCACAGTAAGTGAAATATTTCCTCCTTAAGTAGGGAAGAGACAGTGTCTTTCAAATGATGTTCTGTTGGCATTCAACTTAAGGGGCCCAGGCCACCAGGGCCCCTGAGCTTTGAAACAATGAAGCTGCAGAGATTTGGCTTTCGTGTCAACCCTGACACAGTTTGCCACCAACATCATACCACTTATT
Coding sequences within:
- the mark4a gene encoding MAP/microtubule affinity-regulating kinase 4 isoform X1, with protein sequence MSSRSALPSGNDRSTGDHHVSLGASRSDKATSQSSRSLGARCRNSIASCSDEQPHIGNYRLLKTIGKGNFAKVKLARHILTGREVAIKIIDKTQLNPTSLQKLFREVRIMKGLNHPNIVQLFEVIETDKTLYLIMEYASGGEVFDYLVSHGRMKEVEARAKFRQIVSAVHYCHTKNIVHRDLKAENLLLDADANIKIADFGFSNEFTLGNKLDTFCGSPPYAAPELFQGKKYDGPEVDVWSLGVILYTLVSGSLPFDGQNLKELRERVLRGKYRVPFYMSTDCEGILRRFLVLNPSKRCTLEQVMKDKWINSGYEGDDLKPHIEPVEDYSDPARIEVMVGMGFTPEEIKDSLLNQKYNEVTATYLLLGRKGDEGSEARTASSLSLARVRPSPITNGTNKHSSATGSSSSSTSSSHSKTQRSASTYHRQRRHSDFFLHNKGGPSMPVMHPKRSPTSTGDRELREGRMPSRKASCSVMGSHSLPPSSPMVSSANNPNKSEIPDRRKDMTATTNNIPGSAMTRRNTYVCTDRSGADRHSLLQNGKDNSSLGHRMPAASPSTLSIAGAGAASSSSSSDRCRLTRGSTIRSTFHGGQLRDRGPPVYSAPPTSPTLSHHDASPLPHARTRATSNLFTKLTSKLTRRVTNESEGIRRFAVTSCHLPGYQKAPEPRAVGRGWDLRGGGRRDPAEVVLALREAALGCGCQVHHAGPFLLSCTHGVAGGRVAFEAEVCHLSTGNSETSNGVRYTRLWGAPLAFRDIATQISKDLEL
- the mark4a gene encoding MAP/microtubule affinity-regulating kinase 4 isoform X2, which encodes MSSRSALPSGNDRSTGDHHVSLGASRSDKATSQSSRSLGARCRNSIASCSDEQPHIGNYRLLKTIGKGNFAKVKLARHILTGREVAIKIIDKTQLNPTSLQKLFREVRIMKGLNHPNIVQLFEVIETDKTLYLIMEYASGGEVFDYLVSHGRMKEVEARAKFRQIVSAVHYCHTKNIVHRDLKAENLLLDADANIKIADFGFSNEFTLGNKLDTFCGSPPYAAPELFQGKKYDGPEVDVWSLGVILYTLVSGSLPFDGQNLKELRERVLRGKYRVPFYMSTDCEGILRRFLVLNPSKRCTLEQVMKDKWINSGYEGDDLKPHIEPVEDYSDPARIEVMVGMGFTPEEIKDSLLNQKYNEVTATYLLLGRKGDEGSEARTASSLSLARVRPSPITNGTNKHSSATGSSSSSTSSSHSKTQRSASTYHRQRRHSDFCGPSMPVMHPKRSPTSTGDRELREGRMPSRKASCSVMGSHSLPPSSPMVSSANNPNKSEIPDRRKDMTATTNNIPGSAMTRRNTYVCTDRSGADRHSLLQNGKDNSSLGHRMPAASPSTLSIAGAGAASSSSSSDRCRLTRGSTIRSTFHGGQLRDRGPPVYSAPPTSPTLSHHDASPLPHARTRATSNLFTKLTSKLTRRVTNESEGIRRFAVTSCHLPGYQKAPEPRAVGRGWDLRGGGRRDPAEVVLALREAALGCGCQVHHAGPFLLSCTHGVAGGRVAFEAEVCHLSTGNSETSNGVRYTRLWGAPLAFRDIATQISKDLEL
- the mark4a gene encoding MAP/microtubule affinity-regulating kinase 4 isoform X3: MSSRSALPSGNDRSTGDHHVSLGASRSDKATSQSSRSLGARCRNSIASCSDEQPHIGNYRLLKTIGKGNFAKVKLARHILTGREVAIKIIDKTQLNPTSLQKLFREVRIMKGLNHPNIVQLFEVIETDKTLYLIMEYASGGEVFDYLVSHGRMKEVEARAKFRQIVSAVHYCHTKNIVHRDLKAENLLLDADANIKIADFGFSNEFTLGNKLDTFCGSPPYAAPELFQGKKYDGPEVDVWSLGVILYTLVSGSLPFDGQNLKELRERVLRGKYRVPFYMSTDCEGILRRFLVLNPSKRCTLEQVMKDKWINSGYEGDDLKPHIEPVEDYSDPARIEVMVGMGFTPEEIKDSLLNQKYNEVTATYLLLGRKGDEGSEARTASSLSLARVRPSPITNGTNKHSSATGSSSSSTSSSHSKTQRSASTYHRQRRHSDFCGPSMPVMHPKRSPTSTGDRELREGRMPSRKASCSVMGSHSLPPSSPMVSSANNPNKSEIPDRRKDMTATTNNIPGSAMTRRNTYVCTDRSGADRHSLLQNGKDNSSLGHRMPAASPSTLSIAGAGAASSSSSSDRCRLTRGSTIRSTFHGGQLRDRGPPVYSAPPTSPTLSHHDASPLPHARTRATSNLFTKLTSKLTRRVNLDPSKRQGSNKSVSGCTLPQGSKTVRSQMNLRESGDLRSQVAIYLGIKKRPSPGPSDVAGI